CCAGAAGGGAAGACATTAAATAATCCATCCTCCTGCTCCAGGCGGCTGGACGAGGCTGGCTGCCTCAGGGCCACACACTGGGACTTGGACTCAACCTGATGGGCTTCTGGGCCCAGCCCCAGACAAACCCCCGGCACAGGCCCCATTCTGAGGAAAGCATGAGCAGATGGAGGATGGAAGGAATGAATGCCCAAGAGAGCAGGCAGCAGCTGTGGCGGCCGGCGGGACAATCCGAGGAGACGCCTCTGAAGTCCTGAGGTCTCAGGGGACGCCTAAAGGCCTTGAAGGGGACAAACTTAGCGGGCAGGCGCAAAAGAGAATACTCTGGAGACACTTCCCGAGGGCTCTAGGGCCTGAGCTGTGTTGCTCCGGTTCTTGGAGAAGATAGGGTTCGTGGGAGGAGGCCCAAGGAGGGCGAACGCCTAAGACTGGAGAGGCTCGGGGGACAACGGCTCTCGGAGGACAGGCTGGGAAAGGACGTGGCTTTGAAGACGGACAGCCCTGAGGAACCGCGGGGCGCCCGGATGGAACGCGTTAGCTCCCCGAGTGCAGACAATCCCGGTGGGGGAAAGGCCAACAGCGGGCAGACAGCCCAGTGCGCGCCAACCGCGCGGGCGCCTCGCAACGGCCCGCCCACCCTGATTTCTCATTGgcacctcccacctcctcctcggATTGGCTACCTCTAAGTCAAATACGCGGTGCTTGAGCACTACTTCCGGTGGTGGCGTGGTCGGCCACTGGAGAACTCAGAAGAACACAGCTGTGCGCGCCCAGAGGCTCTGGGGGCGGGAGAGGATAAGTCGGAAGGAGGGGGCGGGACCTACACCTCAGGAAAGCCGGAGGATTGGGGCACGAAGCGGGGCTTTGATGACCCGCAAAGGGCGAGGCATGCAGGAGGTGGAGGAATTAAGTGAAACGAGGAAGGTCGTTAATCAAGACCCTGTGGGCGAGGCCTTAAGGGGCGTGGTCCTTGTCTGGGCGGGGTCTTTGGGCGCCGACTAGGCCTGGTTCTGGGTGGGCGGGGCTGCTGTGGGCGGTGCCTGCCGTGGAAATGCCGGCCCGCGCGCTTCTGCCCAGGCGCATGGGGCATCGTACTCTAGCCTCCGCTCCTACCCTGTGGGCCTCTATCCCGTGCCCTCGCTCTGAGCTGCGCCTGGACCTGGTTCTGCCTTCTGGACAGTCCTTCCGGTGAGTGACTGCGCCTGGGAAGCCCGTCCCCTGGGACTGGCTCCTGCCGCCTCAGCACTGCCCTGCCTGGGGTACAAAGGAATTTGGGGGGTGATGGAAGAAACCACGGGGTACAAAAGAGGAAACAAGCACGGGTGGCCAGGCTGTTCCCTTTAATATGTCTGTGCAGTCATATTGTAATGATTTAGCGGTATAACCGATGCAGAAGACAATagtacttgtttttctttttttgagacagggtctcactctattgcccaggtagGAATGCAGAGGCCCATTCCAGCCTCGACCCCCGggcgcagcctcccgagtagctgggaatacaggtgtgtgccatgcccggctaaatttttgtattttttgtagaggtgaggtttcactatgttgcccagactggaagaTAGCACTTTTACTTGTATCAGTTTTGTACATGGAGCGATTGTAGGATGGGAGGGACCCCAAAGGGTGCAAGAAAGGAAATTGAGTGCCAGGGTTGTCGTGTGCCTGGGGCTTAGGTGGAGGGAGCAAAGTCCTGCACACTGGAGTGGTGTACTAGCGGATCAAGTATGGACACTGACTCAGACTGAGGAGCAGCTCCACTGCACTGTGTACCGAGGAGACAAGAGCCAGCCTGGCAGGCCCACACCAGACGAGCTGGAGGCCGTGCGCAAGTACTTCCAGCTAGATGTCACCCTGGCTCAACTGTATCACCACTGGGGTTCCGTGGACTCCCACTTCCAAGAGGTGGCTCAGAAATTCCAAGGTGAGTACAGGACCTGGGCTGGGGTTAGGGTTCTTGGACATAAGTTACTTCTCTATGACTCAGTTTtaccacctgtaaaatggggattatatCTACTTCAGAGGCTTTTATGAGGATTTAAGGaactaatacatgtaaagtgcttagaataatgccaggcacatagtaattattgttatcattattattatcctgCTAATCACCATAGTGAAGTGACAAGGATTTTGAGCCCATTCGTGGTTGTGTGACCTAGGGCAAGTGATTTCATTCattctgtaaatatatacaaagcaTCT
The sequence above is drawn from the Rhinopithecus roxellana isolate Shanxi Qingling chromosome 1, ASM756505v1, whole genome shotgun sequence genome and encodes:
- the OGG1 gene encoding N-glycosylase/DNA lyase isoform X4: MPARALLPRRMGHRTLASAPTLWASIPCPRSELRLDLVLPSGQSFRWREQSPAHWSGVLADQVWTLTQTEEQLHCTVYRGDKSQPGRPTPDELEAVRKYFQLDVTLAQLYHHWGSVDSHFQEVAQKFQGVRLLRQDPIECLFSFICSSNNNIARITGMVERLCQAFGPRLIQLDDVTYHGFPSLQALAGE